From the Calonectris borealis chromosome 4, bCalBor7.hap1.2, whole genome shotgun sequence genome, one window contains:
- the HSPA12B gene encoding heat shock 70 kDa protein 12B, producing the protein MAMLLEPGMQSLRMGANGERCPTPSPPGSPGTPHDSCSIAPLTPSQSPRSEARSQQTASFAVVVAIDFGTTSSGYAFSFSSDPEAIHMMRKWEGGDPGVANQKTPTSLLLTPEGVFHSFGYTARDCYHDLDPEEARDWLYFEKFKMKIHSTSDLTMKTELEAVNGKKMQALEVFAHALRFFKQHAVQELKDQCPSLPERDAIRWVITVPAIWKQPAKQFMREAAYKAGLVSPENPEQLLIALEPEAASIYCRKLRLHQLIDLSCKPPANGLAPDHAIDSSFRQAREQLRRSRHSRTFLVESGVGELWSEMQAGDRYIVADCGGGTVDLTVHQIEKPQGTLKELYKASGGPYGAVGVDLAFEKLLCHIFGEDFIATFKAKRPAAWVDLTIAFEARKRAAAPSRASPLNISLPFSFIDFYRKHRGQNVETALKKSNVNFVKWSSQGMLRMSSEAMSELFQPTISQIIKHINDLLKKPEVQGIKFLFLVGGFAESAMLQRAVQAAFGPTCRVIIPQDVGLTILKGAVLFGLDPTIVRVRRSPLTYGVGVLNKFVEGKHPREKLLVKEGKNWCTDIFEKFVSVDQSVALGEVVQRSYCPARPGQRKTIINIYCCATDDVVYITDPGVRKCGTISLELEALGDAGSPARGRREIRASMQFGDTEIKVTAMDIRTAKTVRATIDFLSN; encoded by the exons ATGGCGATGCTCCTGGAGCCCGGGATGCAGAGTCTCCGGATGG GTGCCAACGGCGAGCGGTGCCCCACGCCGTCccctcccggctccccggggACGCCCCACGACAGCTGCAGCATCGCCCCGCTGACGCCCTCCCAGTCCCCG AGGAGCGAGGCTCGCTCCCAGCAAACCGCCTCCTTCGCCGTGGTGGTGGCCATCGACTTCGGCACCACGTCCAGCGGCTACGCCTTCAGCTTCTCCAGCGACCCCGAGGCTATCCACATGATGAG GAAATGGGAAGGAGGGGACCCGGGGGTGGCCAACCAGAAGACCCCCACCAGCCTCCTGCTGACGCCGGAGGGCGTCTTCCACAGCTTCGGCTACACTGCCAGGGACTGCTACCACGACCTGGACCCCGAGGAAGCCCGCGACTGGCTCTACTTCGAGAAGTTTAAGATGAAGATTCACAGCACCAGC GACCTCACCATGAAAACTGAACTGGAAGCTGTCAACGGGAAGAAAATGCAAGCGCTGGAGGTGTTTGCCCACGCGCTCCGCTTCTTTAAGCAGCACGCCGTGCAG GAGCTGAAGGACCAGTGCCCGTCCCTGCCAGAGAGAGATGCCATCCGCTGGGTGATCACCGTGCCCGCCATCTGGAAGCAACCGGCCAAGCAGTTCATGCGGGAGGCTGCCTACAAG GCCGGTCTGGTGTCCCCGGAGAACCCGGAGCAGCTGCTGATCGCGCTGGAGCCCGAAGCCGCCTCCATTTATTGCAGGAAACTTCGCCTCCACCAGCTGATCGACCTGAGCTGCAAACCCCCGGCCAACGGGCTGGCGCCGGACCACGCCATCGACTCCAGCTTTCGGCAGG CCCGGGAGCAGCTCCGGCGGTCCCGCCACAGCCGCACCTTCCTGGTGGAGTCGGGAGTCGGGGAGCTCTGGTCGGAAATGCAGGCAG GTGACCGCTACATCGTGGCGGACTGCGGCGGTGGCACGGTGGACCTCACCGTGCACCAGATCGAGAAGCCGCAGGGGACGCTGAAGGAGCTGTACAAAGCCTCAG gGGGTCCCTACGGGGCCGTGGGGGTGGACCTGGCCTTCGAGAAGCTGCTGTGCCACATTTTCGGGGAGGATTTCATCGCCACCTTCAAGGCCAAGCGCCCCGCCGCCTGGGTGGACCTGACCATCGCCTTCGAGGCCCGCAAGCGGGCGGCAGCCCCCTCCCGCGCCAGCCCCCTCAACATCTCCCTGCCCTTCTCCTTCATCGACTTCTACCGCAAGCACCGGGGCCAGAACGTGGAGACGGCCCTCAAGAAGAGCAA cgtCAACTTTGTGAAGTGGTCGTCCCAAGGGATGCTGCGGATGTCCTCGGAGGCCATGAGCGAGCTCTTCCAGCCCACCATCAGCCAGATCATCAAACACATCA aTGACCTCCTGAAGAAGCCGGAGGTCCAAGGCATCAAGTTCCTCTTCCTGGTGGGGGGCTTCGCGGAGTCGGCCATGCTGCAGCGCGCCGTCCAGGCGGCCTTCGGCCCCACCTGCCGCGTCATCATCCCCCAAGATGTGGGGCTGACCATCCTCAAAGGGGCCGTGCTCTTCGGCCTCGACCCCACCATCGTCCGCGTCCGCCGCTCCCCCCTGACCTACGGCGTGGGGGTGCTCAACAAGTTCGTGGAGGGGAAGCACCCGCGGGAGAAGCTGTTGGTGAAGGAGGGCAAGAACTGGTGCACCGACATCTTCGAGAAGTTCGTCTCCGTCGACCAGTCCGTGGCGCTGGGGGAGGTGGTCCAGCGCAGCTactgcccggcccggccgggccaGCGCAAGACCATCATCAACATCTACTGCTGCGCCACCGATGACGTGGTCTACATCACCGACCCCGGCGTGCGCAAGTGCGGCACCATCAGCCTGGAGCTGGAGGCGCTGGGCGATGCCGGCAGCCCGGCGCGCGGCCGACGCGAGATCCGCGCCAGCATGCAGTTTGGGGACACGGAGATCAAGGTCACCGCCATGGACATCCGCACCGCCAAGACGGTCCGAGCCACCATCGATTTCCTCTCCAACTGA